The Equus asinus isolate D_3611 breed Donkey chromosome 14, EquAss-T2T_v2, whole genome shotgun sequence genomic sequence CAGAGACTGACAGAGCATACATTTAAAAGTTTACAGTTAGGGTGGCCCCTATCCAGATATACACTGTCATGGAGAACAGAGAGTCATGGGGCTTTGCGACAGTGGGATCAGCGTTTCCCAAACTTAGTGGACCACAGAGGCCTTTAAGATGTATGATACATCCCCTGGGGAGCACAGAGCGCAGACTGGAGGAATTCCGTCCacatctccctctttctcctttcccgtctccccttcccctggccccttccctcctctctgttttctcttctcacttccttcTCACTGCACTTCCCTATGTCCACAACTCTTTTTCAGCCATTTTCTCTAGAAGGGATCAAAAGCTAACCAGCCCATCTTGAAATGATTGTGTTCCATTCTCATTGAATTCTAATTACTTACCACTGGCCAGAATTTAAATTGATATCTCATTGAAAGTTAATTCTTGTGACATTTATTAAATTTGACCCTGAGATtgtgattttctcattttaaagatgggatTGCAGTTCTCTTAGGATTATGAAGGATGTGTTCATATTTATACCTACATTAAAGGCTTTACATGCATCACATTATTTTCTCAATGAGTTTGTGGTAGAGTACTTATTTAGTAGATAGGTCGGGGGCAGAGTATCATCTGTTGGTCAGAATGAGTACAGTGCCTTTATCTAAAGAGCaaatgagggggccagcccatggccgagtggttaagttcgcacgctccacctCAGCGGCCcgaggtttcaccagtttgaatcctgggcgtggatgtggcaccgctcttcggcccacgctgaggcagcgtcccacatgccacaactagaaggacctacaactgaaaatacacaaccggggggctttggggagaaaaaaggaaaaataaaatctttaaaaaaatatattaaagagcaAATGAGAGGTATTGGACTTAAGATataataattcttttattttccaaaattccttTTCAGATGAGACAAACAGATCAGAATGTAGTAACAGCTTTAATTCACAGACCTTGGTGCCTTAGCTATACGGGAACTGGGAAGCCACGCTATGATACTTTCTGGAAACTGTCCGTGTTTATGGTAATGGACATTTTGCTCGATTGGAGTATGCATAATATCTTATGGTACCTGTGTGGAATTTCAGCTTTCCTCATGCAAAAGGATTTTGTATCCCCGTAAGTTGGAAggtttttttatcttctcctgACCCATTTCCAGACTGTTCTTTGCAAGGAAGGATTAACAGTAGTCTACCTGGATTGGTTCCCACCCACAAAGCCCACCATGCCTTTTTTAAGTTGGAATGCGTCTAGCTTCTTAGGTGGGAAGGGTGCAGGCATATTTCACTCTTTCTAAAACAAGGTGACAAATATTCTTAggttttaatgcatttaaaaaaaaattataaacttgcCAAACTATGATGAGAGATTACATTTCCTTGTGATTGGCTCCCTTTGAAAACCAATGTAGGATCCAGGGCAGAGCCACAGTGAAGACATCCTGTGGGCGCCTGCCTCAGCTCTCCCACCATTTCTCCCTCTTTCCGAACCCTACAGGCTCTGCTCCATCACTTCCAAGAGACTGTCCATGCCGTAATTTGCTAGCAACCTCTGAATCTTTCTTTTGGCAGTTTTTTAACTGTGTGTTTCAGCTGATTATAGTTGCAGTTTTCATCTTATTTCAGGCATGcatgtgttgaataaatatttggtgTATGTCTACAGTATTGCAAGGTACCATGTTAGGAAACTGAAGGTGCTGTGGTAAAGAGATAAAGCCATGGTCTGCCATCTTGGAGCTTACAGTCAAGTGGAAGAGATAGATACTAATCaagtaaaaatcaatcaatataaacTTAGCAGCTAAGATGAATGCTGTGTAGGAGAGAACGGTGCAAATATACTGTGTAATTCGACCAAGTCAGAGAAAACGTCCCCAAAGCAGTGACAACTAAGCTTAGGTCTGAAGGCTGAGTAGTAATTGAGGAGGGCAGGGGGTGGAGATCcaagtcagagggaaaaacacTGCAAGAGTGGCAGGAAGGAGCCTGGTCCTgtcaaggagttgaaagaaactCAGTATTGTGCAGCACAGGAGAGAAAGTGGGAGTGTGGTGTAAGATGAGACCCGAGAGTCCGGCGGGGCTGGGCCTCCAGTGCTTGGGGGGCGGGAGGCATCTTGAGTGAGCCGCTGAAGTATTTTCAGCGAGAATAACATGGAGGCGCTTCTCGTGCTGGGTTTGGAACGCTCCCTCTGACTGCAGTGCAGAGGCCGGTTAAGCAGCTGTTTCTGAGCACTGTCAGTACCCGGTGAAGACCGTACTTCATGACCATATAGATTCGTGGGACGGTTGGTCATTATTCTAACAGGAttggtttttcctctttctccagggACTACTTAAAAAAGTGGTCAGCTAAAGGCATTCAAGTTGTCGCCTGGACTGTTAATACCTTTGATGAAAAAAGTTACTACGAGTCCCATCTTCGTTCCAGCTATATCACTGACAGCATGTTGGAAGACTGCACATCTCAGTTCTAGACTTTTCCCCCAGGGAGGAAACACGAGTCCAGAAACTGCCTGCTGGCCTCATGCAGGGCTATCCAAATACCCTTTGTGCTAGCCCGCGCCCTGGGGGATCCAGTGGCTCGCACAAGCAATAGTCGTCATTGCATTTTTACCTGAACTCAAGCCCGGTGTTGCCATCATGCTCCATGGAATGCCTGAGTTCAACACTGTTGAAAATCGGTCTGCCAAAAGGCACAACAGCTCCTGCCCGACCTAGCGGAGGTGTGCACGGAGACCCACTGAGCACAAGCACACATTGAGTTGTGCAGTTGGGGGGTGCAGGTGCAAATGCATGGGAAACGCATGATTCCTCAGAGTTGACATTATAAAACTTGACACACTTACGTAACTTACGTTGTCTATTTGTATTCAGCTATGTTGATGTCAAACTTGTGACCCTactaataaaatcattaaaaggaACTCTAAGGGAAAACTGTGTGCCAAGCGTCATATCCTAAAACATAAGGAGTTCAGGGAAGCTGTGTCTGCAATCCAGTGACCAGGGCAGCAGCCCCTGGGGAGGCTTCAGTGTGAAGTGGCGGGAAATCTCGAGACCCATTGGAGGGAGATTGTTAATGGTATCTTGAAATAAGGGCTACAAACCAGTAGGGGGCAGAGTTGCCCCCTTTTAGGCTGCTCGACAGCAGAGGATCGCAGTTACAGCGGGAAGAAACTTCCCAGACCATCTGGGCTTGtccaaatgagaaaactaaaaccTGTGGCAGGGAAGGGTCAGCCTCAGAAATGACACAGCTGCTGACGTAGCAGAGCCCAACCTCATGATAACTAAAATTTCTTGTTTGCTATTTGCCAGGAACTTGAGTGGTTTAACATGCGTTATCTTAATTAACCCTCACAAAAGTCTTACAGAGGTAGCATTCTCTCTTTACtggtgaggaaaccgaggcactgCACGAAGTCACTTACCCAAGGTCTCAGATGAGACTGAGTCCAGGTGGGCCTCACTCCAGGGCCCCTGCTCCTCACCCCTTGCCCCGTCTGCCTTTATAATGCGGGGCCCTGGACTCCCAGCTCTGTGCTCTTTGCCATGTGAGCTTCCGGGGGTCTTATTGTTAACTTAAAGAGCAATATTTAAAAGGAAGTCGAGTCCTTAAGGAATTGCAAAgctgtctctctcctctggctGCCCATGCTTCCCCCTTCTGGCCCCATCTGCAGCCCTGATCGCAGGCCCAAAGCCTTGTCATGACCTCCCTCCTGAGTCCCAGAGGGTCCCCAGCCTCACCCCTGCAGCAGCCAGGCCACCAGTCCGCACAGCTAGATGGTGGTGAGAAGTAAACTGATTTTTGCTACAGTTGGTGTTGGCCGGGGTGCGATAGATGGGGCTTGGGACGTTTCCAATCAACGTTTACaaagaaattttcttgaattttaaaatcaacaaCGGGACAGATTTATTCAATGAATGGAACAAATATATAAACTGCATGTACTTCCATGCCTTGTTATGCCTGGAGTGACAGGAGGAGAAAGTGACCAAAGAAAACATCTGTGGACTGAATTCCCCCTTGGCGCACCTTCAGAGACTGCACAGTGACCAAGAGGGAGGGGATTTTCTTAGGGATGGTATGGTGTTAACATTCCTTCTGTGGTGTGAAGACCTCTTAAGAGCCAGGAGTTCTGTCACTTGACCCTTGTCCCAAATCCATTTTGCTCTTGACTCAGCCAGGCCCAATTAAGGATTTAGATCCTATGCTGAGGCAGTCTGGGCCTTGAAGAATGGAGAATTTGGATGAAGAACTGGGGTGCTAATAGGTACTACTATGAAGCAGTTACTTAGAAGGTTTAGTTTAGGGGTTTAGAACAGAATTTGGATCAGAGAAAGGTGAATCTGATTTCCTGATCAgcaacttactagctgtgtgaccttgggcaagttactcaattcATCTGTAAAACACAGGAAGTAATAGTACCACCCCAGGGAGGGTGGTGATTAAATGAAAGagtacatgtaaagtgcttgttGGCacatttattgactgcctacCATATACTAGACACTGTTTCACATGCTTTCCATGTGTTCACTCTGCAACAACACCATGAGGTAGGCACCATTataatcccattttatagaaggaAACCAAAgcaagttaagtaatttgcctaagtcACACAGCAGTAATAGGATAAGGATTCAGGCCTCCGTGATGTAATTCCAGAGTCCACACTCTAAACCCCTGCTTTTATCACAGCAAAGACTCAATAATGAGAACCATCATAATCATTCCCAGTACATAtgacagtgcctgtcacatagtagatgctcaataagtgtttgctgaaGGAATGAATTATGGGATATCCAAGTGGAAACTTCCTTGAGGAAACTGGAGATGCAGACCTAGTGTGAGATGAAAATTTGGGAGTGTAGATAAATGATTCAGGATTCAGCAGCATCAAGGGGCCATCCAAAGTCGTGATAGACGGCATTCCTTCCAGGAAAGTCAATACAGGTAAATATCAACATCCTCTGCTGTTCTTGGACTGCCCCTCTGCTCTCGGGATGCTGGAGAAAGATAACATCAAAGGGCTTACCTCAAAAGACTGAAGAAACCCACTACTTACTTGATTAAACAATACTCAGTTTCTTATCGGAGATGAGTGTCATCAATCCTGTTTTGACAAGATTTCACCAAGGCATAACTATTCTATTAGATGTCAATTTCTAAAGAGAATTACACCCACCATCTCCTAAAGTGGGAATGGTACTTCGACAGGACGGTAAACCACAGCTCGGAGGGTGGGGAAAGGTGTGAGTTACCGAAGCATTCCAGACTTCTTCAGCATGGAGTGGTGGTTACCGTACAGCAAggttatttgatttctttcatcaaaaatACTGCGGATTAATGACCTTGTGTGTTCTATTATCAAACTTTAAATCATGCTCAAAATCGAACCAGCAGCAGAACACTAAGTGTTAAGAAGAGGCTGGCCAACAGCTAGGCACAGTGGCTCTCAAAGGATGCTGTCCTCGGAGACATCTATTCAATATCAGCATAAGGGCGA encodes the following:
- the GDE1 gene encoding glycerophosphodiester phosphodiesterase 1 isoform X3, producing the protein MHDNTVDRTTDGTGRLCDLTFEQVRKLNPAANHRLRNDFPDEKIPTLREAVAECLSHNLTVFFDVKGHANKATDALKKIYMEFPQLYNNSIVCSFLPDVIYKMRQTDQNVVTALIHRPWCLSYTGTGKPRYDTFWKLSVFMVMDILLDWSMHNILWYLCGISAFLMQKDFVSPDYLKKWSAKGIQVVAWTVNTFDEKSYYESHLRSSYITDSMLEDCTSQF